From the Thunnus albacares chromosome 24, fThuAlb1.1, whole genome shotgun sequence genome, one window contains:
- the ccdc28a gene encoding coiled-coil domain-containing protein 28A isoform X5, translating into MEERKLKRKSPRTTTNTAAPTSGSARKSSAASGGRHVGYSHNTGTHSSQKSRNRRGVRDKSKYQLGLGGKTSQTQGQAAPIIQHSFLTDVSDVQEMENGLLSLLNDFHSGKLQAFGNECSIGQMEHVREMQEKLARLHFDLYGEVDEMPEDQRKMACDTNMDKLLLNLEELSSSIQKLNLADSQEIPRTASM; encoded by the exons ATGGAGGAGCGAAAGCTGAAGAGAAAGAGTCCCAGGACTACTACTAACACGGCGGCTCCGACGAGCGGCTCTGCCCGGAAGAGCAGCGCTGCCTCGGGGGGAAGACATGTCGGCTACAGCCACAACACTGGGACTCACTCCAGCCAGAAGAGCAGGAATCGGAG gGGGGTTAGAGATAAATCCAAGTATCAGCTGGGTTTGGGTGGGAAGACTAGTCAGACCCAGGGTCAGGCAGCGCCCATCATCCAGCACTCCTTCCTGACTGATGTCTCAGATGTGCAGGAGATGGAGAATGgcctcctcagcctcctcaaTGACTTCCACTCAGGGAAACTCCAAGCATTTG GCAATGAGTGCTCCATTGGTCAGATGGAGCATGTGCGGGAGATGCAGGAGAAGCTGGCCCGTTTGCACTTTGACCTCTATGGCGAGGTGGATGAAATGCCTGAAGACCAGAGGAAAATGGCCTGTGACACCAACATGGACAAATTACTTCTTAAT CTGGAGGAGCTCAGTTCTTCGAT TCAGAAACTGAATCTAGCAGACAGCCAAGAGATCCCGAGGACTGCCAGCATGTGa